A genomic region of uncultured Treponema sp. contains the following coding sequences:
- a CDS encoding AraC family transcriptional regulator → MEIKETAFIYKLIAGEKLAWHGRYHSHGEMEFEIHFFSEGEGTFFSNRTSYSIRNNTLFLVFPREFHSILPKEVKKPLTYYAVLFSLSKSEKKLYQLLINSSSRKKNQPVASNETASIKFILEDIMKFSKSDSADLKKSAELLLESCLFRWFGKQNKNESKIAEQKKSKTAKSYVEHSIKFMEKNVYARCSVSEVANFCGISEEHFIRIFKDEMQMPPHQYFMRLKIQTAALALINSSSTVSEIADEFSFENQFHFSRVFKKCTGLAPSSYRAAFSS, encoded by the coding sequence GTGGAAATAAAAGAAACTGCCTTTATTTACAAATTGATTGCCGGAGAAAAACTTGCCTGGCACGGACGCTATCATTCGCATGGAGAAATGGAATTTGAAATTCATTTTTTTTCGGAAGGAGAAGGCACGTTTTTTTCAAACAGAACTTCTTACAGCATAAGGAATAACACGTTGTTTCTAGTTTTTCCGCGTGAGTTCCATTCAATTCTGCCAAAAGAAGTAAAAAAGCCGCTTACTTACTATGCAGTTCTTTTTTCGCTGAGTAAATCCGAAAAAAAACTATATCAATTATTGATAAATTCTTCGAGCAGAAAAAAAAATCAGCCGGTCGCCAGCAACGAAACGGCCTCAATAAAATTCATCCTTGAGGACATAATGAAATTTTCAAAGTCGGATTCTGCGGACTTAAAAAAATCGGCGGAATTGCTTCTTGAAAGCTGCCTGTTCCGCTGGTTCGGAAAACAAAATAAAAATGAATCAAAAATCGCTGAGCAAAAAAAATCAAAAACTGCAAAAAGCTACGTTGAGCATTCAATAAAATTTATGGAGAAAAATGTTTACGCAAGATGTTCTGTTTCAGAGGTTGCAAATTTCTGTGGAATTTCGGAAGAGCATTTTATACGAATTTTTAAAGATGAAATGCAGATGCCTCCGCATCAATATTTTATGCGCCTGAAAATTCAAACAGCTGCCCTCGCCTTGATAAATTCCTCAAGCACAGTTTCTGAAATTGCAGATGAATTTTCTTTTGAAAATCAGTTTCATTTTTCAAGAGTATTTAAAAAATGCACGGGACTTGCTCCGTCTTCTTACCGCGCAGCATTTTCATCATAA
- a CDS encoding DnaJ domain-containing protein — protein sequence METMYDKLGDLLNETLKSGQVKFKKKIKHSEKEIPREEKKSEENFSNENVSKNKTKEEQKNQTEHLKNRISSLKKITPEVERACRLLDITASANQDDVKKAYKEKLKYFHPDKYDKNPVLKKVATNKTRMIVEAYELLMKSF from the coding sequence ATGGAGACAATGTATGACAAGCTCGGTGATCTTTTAAATGAAACTTTAAAATCCGGGCAAGTAAAATTTAAAAAGAAAATAAAACATTCTGAAAAAGAAATTCCTCGTGAAGAAAAAAAATCAGAAGAAAATTTTTCTAATGAAAATGTCAGCAAAAATAAAACTAAGGAAGAACAAAAAAATCAGACTGAACATTTAAAAAATAGAATTTCATCTTTAAAAAAAATAACGCCGGAAGTTGAGCGCGCTTGCAGGCTTCTTGATATAACTGCTTCGGCAAATCAAGATGACGTAAAAAAAGCTTACAAAGAAAAACTGAAATATTTTCATCCAGACAAATATGACAAAAATCCTGTGCTAAAAAAAGTTGCGACAAATAAAACCAGAATGATTGTTGAAGCTTACGAACTTTTAATGAAGTCTTTTTAA